Proteins encoded together in one uncultured Desulfosarcina sp. window:
- a CDS encoding tartrate dehydrogenase, which translates to MEIFQIASVPGDGIGKETVSAGRKVLDTLCEVHGGLRFEYLDIDWSCEYYLKHGQMMPDNGLDILRPCDAVYLGAVGFPGVPDHVSLWGLLLPIRRTFRQYINLRPVKLLAGVRTPLADRKPEDIDFLVVRENNEGEYSNMGGRLYEGTDREVVIQNTVFTRHGVERVIRYAFDLAVNTGRKKVTSATKSNGINFTMPFWDEVFTEVGKAYPGIDKNQFHIDALCARFVTHPQDFDVVVGSNLFGDILTDLGPAVAGSIGVAPSANINPTKELPSMFEPVHGSAPDIAGKGIANPMGQIWCGAMMLDHLGFPDGGELVMQALTETLAAGMTTADIGGRSNTREVTEAVCTRIRMLAGTVAP; encoded by the coding sequence ATGGAAATTTTTCAAATTGCATCTGTACCTGGAGACGGCATCGGCAAGGAGACTGTCTCTGCCGGCCGTAAGGTGCTGGATACCTTATGCGAGGTCCATGGTGGTTTGCGTTTTGAGTATCTCGATATAGACTGGAGCTGCGAGTATTACCTCAAACACGGCCAGATGATGCCGGATAATGGTCTGGATATCCTGCGCCCCTGTGATGCGGTTTACCTTGGAGCTGTCGGGTTCCCCGGGGTTCCCGATCATGTATCGCTTTGGGGACTGCTGCTACCGATTCGGCGAACATTCAGGCAGTATATCAATTTAAGGCCAGTCAAACTGCTGGCCGGTGTAAGAACCCCTTTGGCCGATCGAAAACCCGAAGATATCGATTTTCTGGTCGTGCGTGAAAACAATGAGGGTGAGTACTCAAACATGGGGGGACGACTTTATGAGGGTACCGATCGAGAAGTCGTTATCCAGAACACGGTGTTCACCCGACACGGGGTTGAACGGGTGATACGGTATGCCTTTGACCTTGCAGTGAATACAGGACGCAAGAAGGTAACTTCGGCAACCAAGTCAAACGGGATCAACTTTACTATGCCGTTCTGGGATGAAGTGTTTACCGAAGTCGGCAAAGCTTATCCCGGCATCGACAAAAATCAGTTCCATATCGATGCTTTGTGCGCCCGGTTTGTCACCCATCCCCAGGATTTTGACGTGGTTGTCGGTAGCAACCTGTTTGGGGACATCCTTACCGATTTAGGCCCCGCCGTGGCGGGAAGTATCGGCGTCGCTCCCTCGGCAAACATCAACCCGACCAAAGAGCTCCCCTCGATGTTTGAACCGGTTCACGGGTCGGCACCCGATATCGCCGGAAAGGGTATCGCCAACCCCATGGGCCAAATCTGGTGCGGCGCGATGATGCTCGACCACCTCGGTTTTCCCGACGGCGGTGAACTGGTCATGCAGGCCCTCACCGAAACGCTTGCAGCCGGTATGACGACCGCCGATATTGGCGGCCGTTCCAATACCCGTGAGGTCACCGAAGCGGTCTGCACGCGGATCAGAATGCTCGCAGGTACTGTGGCCCCATGA
- a CDS encoding tripartite tricarboxylate transporter substrate binding protein, with product MKVSFKSTLLAVLAITLIIPGISFAGFPEKPISYIIPFNPGGESDVTARLQEPNLEKFLGVPVNVSHKPGGGGAVAWSEFQRTAKPDGYTIIGCNIPHIIGQPLIRKEAGYTTDGFKIIMWFHFTPNVLVVSKDSPYKTLDDLIKYARANPNAATVGGSGTYSANHLETLRLEKAAGVKMTYVPHTGTGPVIPALMGGHITAAMSYSMVGVQYGDKLRTLAVAADERVPALPDVPTFKELGYDIVGGAFRGVAAPLDTPQPIVDKLAQAYTETNKIIAEKQLDLGFVMTYATGDDALALVDKMRAAYGDVLNDIRKTKK from the coding sequence ATGAAAGTCTCGTTCAAGAGTACACTACTGGCAGTCCTGGCTATCACCCTGATCATTCCCGGCATCAGCTTTGCCGGATTTCCAGAAAAACCCATTTCCTATATTATCCCCTTCAATCCAGGGGGTGAATCGGATGTCACCGCCCGCTTGCAGGAGCCCAATTTGGAAAAGTTTCTCGGAGTGCCCGTCAATGTGAGCCACAAACCGGGCGGCGGCGGAGCCGTGGCCTGGAGCGAATTCCAGCGCACGGCCAAACCGGACGGATACACGATCATCGGCTGCAATATTCCCCATATCATCGGGCAGCCGCTGATTCGCAAGGAGGCCGGATATACAACGGATGGGTTTAAAATTATCATGTGGTTCCACTTTACGCCCAACGTCCTGGTGGTCAGTAAGGACAGTCCCTATAAAACCCTCGACGATTTGATTAAATATGCCAGGGCCAATCCTAATGCAGCTACGGTGGGCGGTAGCGGAACATACAGCGCCAACCATTTGGAGACGCTGAGGCTTGAGAAGGCCGCCGGTGTGAAAATGACCTATGTTCCCCACACTGGAACCGGTCCGGTCATCCCGGCTTTAATGGGCGGCCACATCACGGCCGCCATGAGCTACTCCATGGTCGGTGTGCAATACGGAGACAAGCTGCGCACGTTAGCCGTTGCCGCCGATGAGCGCGTCCCCGCGTTGCCCGACGTTCCCACATTCAAGGAACTGGGTTATGACATCGTGGGCGGTGCCTTTCGTGGGGTTGCCGCGCCGTTGGACACCCCCCAACCCATCGTGGACAAACTGGCGCAAGCCTATACGGAGACCAACAAGATCATCGCAGAGAAGCAGTTGGATTTGGGGTTCGTCATGACCTATGCCACTGGCGACGATGCCCTGGCACTGGTGGATAAAATGCGCGCTGCCTATGGCGACGTATTGAATGATATCAGGAAAACTAAAAAATAG
- a CDS encoding tripartite tricarboxylate transporter permease — protein MFFETLLLLLDPVIIVSIFAGVSAGLFVGAMPGLTATMALAVLLPFTFTLPPLHGLVALGAVYMGAIYGGSFAAILVNTPGTPSSIATAFEGYPMSKQGQALEALSLATVASAVGGIAGSLFLLLLSPPLARLSIRFGPSEYFWVAILGLTLIASLSEGSTVKGMLGGALGMIVGTIGVAPIGGETRFTFGMPVMQGGVEMIVALIGLFVLPELYGIAAKGKTALTAVEVDSKNRSSFWQVTKKVFSMPGNLIRSCIIGEIVAIIPGAGGNIANLIAYNEAKRASKHPEKFGTGVPEGLVASESSNNVTVAGSMVPLLTLGIPGAPPDAVILGVMLLHGLRPGIELFTTSGQLTYGFIISMGLAAIAMVPVGLLGSRLIYKVIFKTPYYFLVPTIALATILGTYAVRNSQTDVIIMLILGTTGHLLKQLGVAPAPIVLGLILGNIAEMGYVQTILGGQAYQYPFLRLFENGLSHILIGMILFSAAWPYISALKRRIRSRKAGSKEDRHE, from the coding sequence ATGTTTTTTGAGACGCTCTTATTGCTTCTCGACCCGGTGATTATTGTATCGATCTTTGCAGGTGTCTCAGCCGGGCTGTTCGTCGGAGCGATGCCGGGTTTGACCGCGACCATGGCGCTGGCCGTGCTGCTGCCGTTCACCTTCACCCTTCCCCCGCTCCACGGCCTGGTGGCCTTGGGCGCGGTATACATGGGGGCCATCTACGGGGGGTCCTTCGCCGCCATTCTCGTCAATACGCCGGGCACACCCTCATCGATCGCCACCGCCTTCGAAGGGTACCCCATGTCCAAGCAAGGCCAGGCACTGGAAGCCCTCAGCTTGGCAACCGTCGCCTCTGCCGTCGGCGGCATCGCCGGTTCACTTTTTCTGCTACTCCTGTCGCCCCCCCTGGCACGGCTGTCCATTCGCTTTGGCCCCTCGGAATACTTCTGGGTGGCGATTCTCGGGTTAACCCTGATTGCCAGTCTTTCCGAAGGTTCGACCGTTAAAGGGATGCTGGGCGGCGCGCTGGGGATGATCGTCGGTACTATCGGCGTGGCGCCCATTGGCGGTGAAACGCGCTTTACGTTCGGCATGCCGGTGATGCAGGGCGGGGTGGAGATGATCGTCGCCCTGATCGGGCTGTTCGTCCTTCCCGAGCTCTACGGCATCGCCGCCAAAGGCAAGACCGCTCTCACGGCCGTGGAGGTGGATTCAAAAAATCGTAGCTCGTTCTGGCAGGTGACGAAAAAAGTATTTTCCATGCCCGGGAACCTCATCCGTTCCTGCATCATCGGCGAGATTGTGGCCATCATTCCCGGAGCAGGCGGCAATATCGCCAACCTGATCGCCTACAACGAAGCCAAACGCGCTTCCAAACACCCGGAGAAATTTGGCACGGGTGTTCCGGAAGGATTGGTTGCATCCGAGTCGAGCAACAATGTCACGGTAGCCGGCAGCATGGTCCCCTTGTTGACGCTCGGCATCCCGGGGGCACCACCCGATGCCGTGATCCTCGGGGTCATGCTGCTTCACGGGCTCAGACCGGGCATCGAACTGTTTACGACCAGCGGCCAATTGACCTACGGTTTCATCATCTCCATGGGACTGGCCGCCATTGCCATGGTTCCTGTGGGATTGCTGGGCAGCCGGCTCATCTACAAGGTGATCTTCAAAACACCCTACTACTTTTTGGTGCCAACCATCGCTTTGGCGACCATCCTGGGAACCTATGCGGTGCGCAACAGTCAGACAGACGTGATCATCATGCTAATTCTCGGAACCACGGGGCATCTGCTGAAACAGCTGGGCGTTGCCCCAGCCCCTATCGTGCTGGGCCTCATTCTGGGAAACATCGCCGAAATGGGCTATGTGCAGACGATTTTAGGCGGGCAGGCTTACCAGTATCCGTTTTTAAGGCTGTTTGAGAACGGTCTCTCCCATATCCTTATCGGCATGATTCTTTTTTCAGCGGCCTGGCCCTACATCTCAGCGTTGAAGCGGCGCATCAGAAGCAGGAAAGCAGGCTCCAAGGAGGATCGGCATGAATAG
- a CDS encoding tripartite tricarboxylate transporter TctB family protein: MNREVNSDMIAGIIGILLTAVFFFALEDVSWMSIIFPKTIVFLMAIISGLLVVKSFVRPSRRQIFNIGSNTRWLVTGTLFFLWVLVMPVFGFFVSTVVFMTAIVGYLARARMPLTIGRFLVWIPIVIAEVTFFYLIFTKVLYVPLPEGMFF; this comes from the coding sequence ATGAATAGAGAAGTCAATTCTGATATGATTGCTGGCATAATCGGCATCCTCCTGACGGCGGTCTTTTTTTTCGCTCTCGAAGATGTCTCGTGGATGAGCATCATCTTCCCCAAGACTATCGTTTTCTTAATGGCCATCATATCCGGGCTTCTGGTCGTAAAGAGTTTTGTCCGGCCGTCCCGTCGTCAAATCTTCAATATCGGATCCAATACGCGATGGCTCGTGACCGGCACCCTCTTCTTCCTTTGGGTGCTGGTCATGCCTGTCTTCGGCTTTTTCGTGAGTACGGTCGTATTCATGACCGCCATTGTCGGCTATCTGGCCCGTGCACGCATGCCCCTGACGATAGGCAGGTTCCTGGTATGGATACCGATCGTGATTGCGGAAGTCACCTTTTTCTACCTCATTTTTACCAAGGTTCTATATGTGCCGCTGCCTGAGGGGATGTTCTTTTAG
- the ttdA gene encoding L(+)-tartrate dehydratase subunit alpha produces the protein MQHEEAVAAMTDIMANFTSYLGKHLPDDIMEKLGQLRSVEDTPLAKVVYDSMFENLAKADTLDRPCCQDTGVIQFFIKVGANFPLLSDVRKILDEAVRRATQDAPLRHNAVEIFVEKNTGNNTGERIPWIDWEIVPNDSSIYLDVYMAGGGCSLPGQGKTLMPAAGYEGVVQFVFDVMTSYGVNACPPLLVGIGIGGSIEVAANLSKKALMRPIGSRHPDPRGAGMEVLIEKGLNEIGIGPQGLSGKDSVMGVHIEKAARHPSTISVAVSVGCWAHRRGKIRIDKEMNYEIFSHKGVTL, from the coding sequence ATGCAACATGAAGAAGCGGTCGCAGCCATGACAGACATCATGGCGAATTTCACAAGCTACCTCGGGAAACATCTTCCCGATGACATCATGGAAAAACTCGGCCAGTTGCGCTCCGTCGAAGATACCCCCTTGGCAAAAGTGGTCTATGACTCCATGTTCGAGAATCTGGCCAAGGCAGACACGTTAGACCGACCCTGTTGCCAGGATACCGGTGTGATCCAGTTTTTCATCAAGGTTGGGGCCAATTTCCCCTTGTTATCCGACGTCAGAAAGATCCTGGACGAGGCCGTCCGCCGGGCGACCCAGGACGCACCGTTACGGCACAACGCGGTGGAGATCTTCGTAGAAAAAAACACCGGCAACAACACCGGCGAACGCATTCCCTGGATCGATTGGGAGATCGTTCCCAACGATTCGAGTATCTACCTGGATGTCTATATGGCCGGGGGCGGTTGCAGCCTGCCCGGGCAGGGAAAAACCCTCATGCCGGCTGCCGGGTATGAGGGAGTGGTCCAGTTCGTTTTTGATGTCATGACCTCATACGGCGTCAATGCTTGCCCACCGCTTTTGGTGGGGATCGGGATCGGCGGCTCCATCGAAGTCGCTGCCAATCTTTCCAAAAAAGCGCTGATGCGCCCAATCGGTTCGCGACACCCTGACCCGCGGGGAGCAGGGATGGAAGTCCTGATCGAAAAAGGGCTCAACGAGATCGGTATTGGTCCCCAGGGGTTGTCCGGTAAGGATTCCGTCATGGGCGTGCATATCGAAAAGGCCGCTAGGCATCCATCGACCATCAGTGTCGCAGTTTCCGTCGGGTGTTGGGCGCACCGACGCGGTAAGATTCGCATTGATAAAGAGATGAACTATGAGATTTTTTCACACAAGGGGGTGACGCTGTGA
- the ttdB gene encoding L(+)-tartrate dehydratase subunit beta — protein MNKVLKTPIQSEDVEHLKVGDIVFLDGYLVTCRDMAHRRLIDMGMKLPVDLEGLAILHAGPIVAKDGDGWKIVSIGPTTSMRMEVHEKEFIKKTGIKLVVGKGGMGPETVEGCADHKAVHAVFPGGCAVLAASRVEEIERVEWLDLGMPEALWVTRVKNFGPLIISIDTHGNNLFDKNKAVYNERKGPIVEKICEQVKFIK, from the coding sequence GTGAATAAAGTCCTCAAAACACCCATCCAAAGTGAAGACGTTGAACATCTAAAGGTTGGAGACATTGTCTTCTTGGACGGTTATCTGGTTACTTGCCGAGATATGGCCCACCGCAGATTGATCGATATGGGAATGAAATTACCGGTTGATCTGGAAGGTTTAGCGATTCTGCACGCAGGACCCATTGTCGCCAAGGATGGCGACGGCTGGAAAATTGTCTCCATCGGGCCGACTACGAGCATGAGAATGGAGGTCCACGAAAAGGAATTCATCAAAAAAACCGGCATCAAGTTGGTGGTCGGCAAAGGTGGCATGGGGCCGGAAACTGTTGAAGGATGTGCCGACCATAAGGCCGTCCATGCCGTTTTTCCCGGAGGCTGTGCCGTACTAGCCGCCAGCCGTGTGGAAGAAATCGAACGTGTTGAATGGCTGGACTTGGGAATGCCCGAGGCCCTATGGGTAACACGGGTCAAGAATTTTGGCCCCCTGATTATTTCCATCGACACCCACGGCAATAATCTGTTCGATAAAAACAAGGCCGTATACAATGAGCGAAAAGGCCCCATCGTAGAGAAAATCTGCGAGCAGGTGAAGTTTATCAAATAG
- a CDS encoding enolase C-terminal domain-like protein: MKILDIVDGVFPISSAIENAYISFAEMTCSAVAVVTDQFNDGERVVGFGFHSNGRYDQQGILRSRMIKRLNRAGARGFLNTEGTNVDPDKAWRVMMANEKPGGHGERSVAVGTVDMAMWDLAAKLEGKPLFKLLAERHRDGISDDSVYVYAAGGYYYPEKGIEGLTEEMQSYLDLGYDTIKIKIGGASLSDDCRRIEAVLALLGPGQTLAVDANGRFDLSMALKYAQALNQYDLKWFEEPGDPLDFKLLAEVANVSRNPLATGENLFSTQDARNLIRYGGLRTDRDILQIDPALSYGLVEYLRYLKMLKNNGWNSRSCIPHGGHQFSLHLAAGLGLGGNESYPGLFAPFGGFADDAVIKEGRIELANVPGIGIEEKYELMKLYRGILNENGW; encoded by the coding sequence ATGAAAATTCTGGATATCGTAGACGGCGTTTTTCCCATCTCCTCCGCCATAGAAAACGCCTATATCTCGTTTGCCGAAATGACGTGTTCGGCAGTAGCTGTGGTTACGGACCAGTTTAATGACGGGGAGCGCGTGGTCGGATTCGGCTTCCATTCCAATGGTCGCTACGATCAGCAAGGGATTCTGCGCTCGCGGATGATCAAACGCCTGAATCGTGCTGGCGCTCGGGGGTTTTTAAACACCGAAGGAACCAATGTTGACCCCGACAAGGCATGGCGGGTGATGATGGCCAACGAAAAACCGGGTGGACACGGCGAAAGATCGGTAGCCGTGGGAACCGTGGATATGGCCATGTGGGACCTTGCTGCTAAACTGGAAGGCAAGCCTCTCTTTAAACTGTTGGCCGAGCGGCATCGTGACGGAATCAGCGACGACAGCGTATATGTGTATGCTGCCGGGGGATACTATTATCCAGAAAAGGGCATCGAAGGCCTTACCGAGGAGATGCAGAGTTATCTGGATTTAGGATACGACACCATAAAGATCAAGATTGGTGGCGCATCGCTATCCGATGATTGCCGCCGAATCGAGGCTGTCCTTGCTCTGCTTGGCCCAGGTCAAACGCTTGCCGTAGACGCCAACGGACGCTTTGATTTGTCCATGGCTTTGAAATATGCACAAGCATTGAATCAGTATGACCTCAAATGGTTTGAGGAACCGGGAGATCCTCTTGACTTCAAGCTTCTTGCCGAAGTGGCCAATGTGAGTCGCAATCCGCTTGCAACTGGCGAGAATCTATTCTCTACACAGGATGCTCGCAACCTTATCCGCTACGGGGGTTTGCGAACCGACCGGGACATCCTGCAAATCGACCCAGCTCTTAGCTACGGACTCGTAGAATATCTGCGCTATCTAAAAATGCTTAAGAATAACGGCTGGAATTCACGCAGTTGCATCCCCCACGGAGGGCACCAGTTTTCTCTGCATTTAGCTGCAGGGCTGGGACTGGGGGGCAACGAATCGTATCCAGGCCTATTCGCCCCGTTTGGGGGATTCGCCGACGATGCCGTTATTAAAGAGGGACGGATTGAGTTGGCGAATGTGCCTGGTATAGGCATCGAAGAGAAGTATGAATTGATGAAGCTGTATCGCGGAATCCTCAATGAGAATGGTTGGTAG
- a CDS encoding transposase has product MFILHDILEKLKNEFPQSRKGQECGIWFTYTIMAIIVPFASSRTSCILRCLRSLFGFTGIRRKRFYTFMASPKIPWKRLWQTLWKMIPQPLTGGRLLLALDDYVNPKTGKKIFGCEKIFDHAAKQNQSKYPWAQNVVTVGLLKIVKGRWACLPLSYRFYHLKKSIARMHRQGGPKLAFTSKMAMAVDMITDVAGVFGRKRIIVTTDSWFGNNGLWKPLHDRLGIWIDMISRLRSNSNLFDLPGPHVSSRVGRPRKYGRKLGNAASMAAYYRSLAQEYTVNLYGRDRTILAYERVVMLKTMRCAVKVVWVYRQTQWVAFFSTDMSLSVRQIVEYYGARWKIEALFKELKRDIGSAETQTRHPQAVGNHLHFCMLATTVAWIYASRAEKTPTRRHAVDGRSHFAFSDVRRSIAKAAMDDNFRRLFPGPRISVINSLVDVLLHMAA; this is encoded by the coding sequence ATGTTCATCCTACACGACATTCTCGAAAAACTCAAAAACGAATTCCCGCAGTCTCGAAAAGGTCAAGAGTGCGGAATCTGGTTCACCTATACGATCATGGCGATCATCGTGCCTTTCGCCTCGTCCAGGACATCGTGCATCCTCCGGTGTCTCAGATCCCTGTTCGGCTTTACCGGGATACGGCGAAAACGATTCTACACGTTCATGGCATCTCCAAAGATACCATGGAAACGATTGTGGCAGACGCTGTGGAAAATGATTCCCCAACCACTGACCGGCGGGCGGCTGTTGCTGGCACTGGATGACTATGTCAACCCCAAAACGGGCAAGAAAATCTTCGGATGCGAAAAGATATTCGATCATGCTGCCAAACAGAATCAGTCGAAATATCCGTGGGCACAGAATGTCGTTACCGTGGGACTGCTGAAGATCGTCAAGGGACGATGGGCGTGCCTGCCCTTGAGCTACCGCTTCTATCACCTGAAAAAGAGCATTGCCCGCATGCATCGCCAAGGCGGGCCGAAATTGGCGTTTACCAGCAAGATGGCCATGGCTGTCGACATGATCACAGATGTTGCCGGGGTCTTTGGTCGAAAGCGGATCATCGTCACCACCGATTCCTGGTTCGGTAACAATGGCTTGTGGAAGCCGCTGCATGATCGACTGGGAATATGGATTGACATGATTTCCCGGCTCAGATCGAACAGCAATCTGTTCGATCTGCCCGGTCCGCATGTCAGCAGTCGGGTGGGGCGGCCCCGAAAATACGGCCGGAAATTGGGCAATGCGGCGTCGATGGCTGCGTATTACAGATCTCTGGCACAGGAATACACCGTCAATTTGTATGGCCGCGACAGGACCATCTTGGCCTATGAGCGTGTGGTCATGCTCAAAACGATGCGCTGTGCCGTCAAAGTGGTTTGGGTTTATCGACAAACCCAGTGGGTGGCTTTTTTCTCAACCGACATGTCCCTGTCCGTTCGACAGATCGTTGAGTATTATGGTGCCCGCTGGAAAATCGAAGCCCTGTTCAAAGAACTGAAACGCGACATCGGCAGTGCCGAAACGCAAACCCGTCATCCGCAGGCGGTCGGCAACCACCTGCACTTTTGCATGTTGGCGACCACCGTCGCCTGGATCTATGCAAGTCGGGCCGAGAAGACACCAACCCGTCGGCATGCAGTTGATGGCCGGAGCCATTTTGCCTTCTCGGACGTTCGCCGATCGATAGCCAAAGCCGCCATGGACGATAATTTTCGTAGGCTTTTCCCTGGCCCACGTATATCCGTCATAAATTCACTGGTGGACGTACTGCTGCACATGGCGGCGTGA
- a CDS encoding DUF3488 and transglutaminase-like domain-containing protein gives MPKQPFGPLILALAVAMAPLVLQLPPWAAVWCALAWGYVLIRERRNWPPVSRGMCIVIFMVGLAAVLVSAGLRFDGGDFIALLAVMAGIKPLEVTSRRDSMITVFLAYFLTITSLFVFENLAMTLYLFVSVWVTTGVLIHVNEPDGAVGRQLRLSGRLILVAIPLMAMLFLLFPRLSGSFWGAPWARQGRSGFSGIMRIGDVSRLALDDEPAFSVSFDSAVPNVNRLYWRGIVFQRFDGRTWQPARSTKKRQHSIAGQDLARYTVILEPHGYRHLFVLDLPVTANPVATIMEDHTLATRRPVRQRFSYGAASFLDYRQASAELPDPTTLDLPEGRNPLTLALGKQWAREHTTPGEIVDAGLAFLRENGFAYTLRPDRLGPDAIDDFLFTSRKGFCEHFAAGYAVLMRAAGIPVRIVGGYQGGRWNTLGNFFTVRRSDAHVWCEVWLQENGWVRVDPTFVVAPERIDHGLEQALAEEWRPDFLNRNRGEWLTHWIDMIQMTWEAVNIRWNMWFMGFSAEDQMALMKRLGISIGRQGGWILVMVLPSLFIVVFILTGRLTRRSRKPSSEDKALKIYSRFLKKAARAGLPKAPHQGPLAYAAWVSRKAPELKRKVEKISGLYIGLRYGRETGAASLQKFGRHVRRFRPGRRNVRGAVSEVGGNWVDVE, from the coding sequence ATGCCCAAACAGCCCTTTGGCCCGCTGATCCTCGCCTTGGCTGTGGCCATGGCGCCCCTGGTGCTCCAACTGCCCCCATGGGCGGCTGTCTGGTGTGCGCTTGCCTGGGGCTATGTGCTGATCCGGGAAAGACGCAACTGGCCGCCGGTATCCAGAGGGATGTGCATCGTTATTTTCATGGTCGGTCTGGCCGCCGTGCTGGTTTCCGCCGGGCTGCGGTTCGACGGCGGCGACTTCATCGCCCTTCTGGCCGTCATGGCCGGGATCAAGCCGCTGGAGGTCACCAGTCGGCGGGACAGCATGATTACCGTCTTTCTGGCCTATTTCCTGACCATCACCAGCCTGTTTGTCTTTGAAAACCTGGCCATGACCCTCTACCTGTTCGTTTCCGTGTGGGTGACCACCGGTGTGCTGATTCATGTCAACGAACCCGATGGAGCCGTGGGCAGGCAGCTGCGGTTGTCCGGCCGCCTGATACTGGTGGCGATTCCGCTGATGGCCATGCTCTTCCTGCTGTTTCCAAGGCTGTCGGGCAGCTTCTGGGGCGCTCCGTGGGCCAGACAGGGCCGTTCGGGATTTTCCGGGATCATGCGCATCGGTGATGTCAGCCGGTTGGCGCTGGATGACGAGCCTGCTTTTTCAGTCTCCTTCGACTCGGCGGTTCCTAACGTCAACCGGTTGTATTGGCGGGGCATCGTATTTCAGCGCTTCGACGGCCGAACCTGGCAGCCGGCCCGCAGTACCAAAAAACGCCAACACAGTATCGCCGGTCAAGACCTGGCCCGCTACACGGTGATTCTCGAGCCCCACGGCTATCGGCACCTGTTTGTCCTGGACCTGCCGGTGACGGCCAATCCCGTGGCCACCATCATGGAAGACCACACGCTGGCCACCCGCCGCCCGGTCCGCCAACGGTTCAGCTATGGCGCCGCCTCGTTTCTGGACTATCGGCAGGCGTCGGCCGAACTTCCCGATCCAACCACCCTTGATCTGCCCGAAGGAAGAAATCCCCTGACCCTTGCATTGGGCAAACAATGGGCTCGGGAACACACAACGCCCGGGGAAATCGTGGACGCCGGCCTGGCTTTTCTCAGGGAAAATGGTTTTGCCTATACCCTGCGGCCGGACCGCTTGGGGCCGGACGCCATCGACGATTTTTTATTCACCAGCCGCAAGGGATTCTGCGAGCATTTTGCGGCCGGTTATGCCGTTCTGATGCGGGCTGCCGGAATACCGGTGAGGATCGTGGGCGGCTACCAGGGAGGACGTTGGAATACACTGGGCAACTTTTTTACCGTGCGCCGGTCCGATGCCCATGTCTGGTGCGAGGTGTGGCTACAGGAAAATGGGTGGGTGCGCGTGGACCCGACTTTTGTCGTGGCTCCCGAACGCATCGATCACGGTTTGGAACAGGCTCTGGCCGAGGAGTGGCGGCCCGACTTTTTAAACCGTAACAGGGGCGAATGGCTGACCCATTGGATCGACATGATACAGATGACTTGGGAGGCGGTGAATATCCGCTGGAACATGTGGTTCATGGGGTTTTCCGCCGAAGATCAGATGGCCCTCATGAAACGCCTGGGAATATCTATTGGACGGCAGGGCGGCTGGATCTTGGTCATGGTCTTGCCATCCCTGTTTATCGTGGTTTTTATTCTTACGGGCCGCCTGACCCGGCGGTCACGCAAACCGTCTTCCGAGGACAAGGCGCTGAAAATCTACTCCCGATTTCTCAAAAAAGCGGCACGGGCCGGCCTGCCCAAGGCTCCGCACCAGGGTCCGCTGGCTTATGCCGCCTGGGTATCAAGAAAGGCCCCGGAGTTAAAACGCAAGGTAGAGAAGATCTCCGGCCTTTATATCGGTCTGCGATACGGGCGTGAAACCGGGGCCGCTTCGTTGCAGAAATTCGGTCGGCACGTGCGGCGATTTCGGCCGGGGAGGAGGAATGTCCGAGGTGCCGTTTCGGAAGTCGGAGGCAATTGGGTGGATGTGGAGTGA